A single region of the Pseudomonas sp. B21-023 genome encodes:
- the argJ gene encoding bifunctional glutamate N-acetyltransferase/amino-acid acetyltransferase ArgJ — protein MAVGLGPLPTLHPVPGFELGIASAGIKRPGRKDVVVMRCAEGSSVAGVFTLNAFCAAPVILSKQRVQGTVRYLLTNTGNANAGTGAPGLAAAERTCARLAELAGVPAESVLPFSTGVIGEPLPVEKIEGALQAALDNLSENNWAEAATGIMTTDTLPKGASRQFQFDGKTITVTGISKGAGMIRPNMATMLGYIATDAKVAPAVLKDLMLDGANKSFNRITIDGDTSTNDCCMLIATGKADVPEVTEASGALFEALKQAVFEVCMEVAQAIVRDGEGATKFVTVQVNGGGNHQECLDVGYAVAHSPLIKTALFASDPNWGRILAAVGRAGVPELDVSLIDVYLDSVCIASKGGRSPSYTEAQGSAVMAQEEITIRIELGRGQCSETIWTTDLSHEYVKINAEYRT, from the coding sequence ATGGCTGTTGGTCTTGGTCCCCTGCCCACCCTGCACCCGGTTCCCGGTTTCGAACTCGGTATCGCCTCGGCGGGCATCAAGCGCCCGGGGCGCAAGGATGTGGTGGTGATGCGCTGCGCCGAAGGCTCCAGCGTCGCCGGCGTGTTCACCCTCAACGCCTTCTGCGCGGCCCCGGTGATCCTCTCCAAGCAGCGCGTGCAGGGCACCGTGCGTTACCTGCTGACCAACACCGGCAACGCCAACGCCGGCACCGGCGCACCGGGCCTGGCCGCCGCCGAGCGCACCTGCGCCAGGCTGGCCGAACTGGCCGGCGTGCCGGCCGAGTCGGTCCTGCCGTTCTCCACCGGCGTGATCGGCGAGCCGCTGCCGGTCGAGAAGATCGAAGGCGCGCTGCAGGCCGCCCTGGACAACCTGTCGGAAAACAACTGGGCCGAAGCCGCCACCGGCATCATGACCACCGACACCCTGCCCAAGGGCGCCAGCCGTCAGTTCCAGTTCGACGGCAAGACCATCACCGTCACAGGCATCAGCAAGGGCGCGGGGATGATCCGCCCGAACATGGCCACCATGCTCGGCTACATCGCCACCGACGCCAAGGTCGCCCCGGCGGTGTTGAAGGACCTGATGCTCGACGGCGCCAACAAGTCGTTCAACCGCATCACCATCGACGGCGACACCTCGACCAACGACTGCTGCATGCTGATCGCCACCGGCAAGGCCGATGTGCCGGAAGTGACCGAGGCCAGCGGCGCGCTGTTCGAAGCACTGAAGCAAGCGGTGTTCGAAGTGTGCATGGAGGTGGCGCAGGCCATCGTCCGTGACGGCGAAGGCGCCACCAAGTTCGTCACCGTGCAGGTCAACGGTGGGGGCAACCACCAGGAATGCCTGGACGTTGGCTATGCCGTGGCCCACTCGCCGCTGATCAAGACCGCGCTGTTCGCCTCCGACCCCAACTGGGGCCGCATTCTCGCAGCTGTCGGTCGCGCCGGCGTGCCCGAACTGGATGTCAGCCTGATCGACGTGTATCTGGACAGCGTGTGCATCGCCAGCAAAGGCGGGCGCAGCCCGAGCTACACCGAGGCGCAGGGCTCGGCGGTGATGGCCCAGGAAGAGATCACCATCCGCATCGAGCTCGGCCGTGGCCAGTGCAGCGAAACCATCTGGACCACCGACCTGTCCCACGAGTACGTGAAGATCAACGCCGAATACCGCACCTGA
- a CDS encoding glutathione S-transferase family protein — translation MSYHLIIGDKLYSSWSLRGALALDLAGVPYEETLIKLNQPDTRQRLLAFSATGKVPLLKTEHGVIADSLAIAEYLNEQHPQACLWPDDIAARAQARSACAQMHSGFFALRGAMPFDLSRDQALEGVPLDVQVDIDRMVALWSECRLVAKDSGPFLFGRPTLADAFFAPVAVRLRTYRVEVPAEAAAYIETIYQWPAFQAWQQAGLAEREG, via the coding sequence ATGAGCTATCACCTGATCATCGGCGACAAGCTGTATTCCTCCTGGTCGCTACGCGGCGCCCTGGCCCTTGACCTGGCCGGCGTGCCTTACGAAGAAACCCTGATCAAACTCAACCAGCCCGATACCCGCCAGCGCCTGCTGGCGTTCTCGGCCACAGGCAAGGTGCCGCTGCTCAAGACCGAGCATGGCGTCATCGCTGACTCCCTGGCCATCGCCGAGTACCTCAACGAGCAGCATCCGCAAGCATGCCTGTGGCCGGACGACATCGCGGCCCGTGCCCAGGCGCGTTCGGCCTGTGCCCAGATGCACAGCGGCTTCTTCGCCCTGCGCGGCGCCATGCCGTTCGACCTGTCCCGCGACCAGGCGCTGGAAGGCGTGCCGCTGGATGTGCAGGTCGACATCGACCGCATGGTCGCCCTGTGGTCCGAGTGCCGCCTGGTGGCCAAAGATAGTGGCCCGTTCCTGTTTGGCCGGCCGACCCTGGCCGATGCCTTCTTCGCCCCGGTGGCCGTGCGCCTGCGCACCTACCGCGTCGAGGTGCCGGCCGAGGCCGCCGCCTATATCGAAACCATCTACCAGTGGCCGGCCTTCCAGGCCTGGCAGCAGGCTGGCCTGGCGGAGCGTGAAGGGTGA